A stretch of Ipomoea triloba cultivar NCNSP0323 chromosome 11, ASM357664v1 DNA encodes these proteins:
- the LOC115996417 gene encoding WRKY transcription factor 71-like has translation MSENQFYHDHTGFNPFIGDDGDDHRNPSLYSSNLPHPEFDPSSPFVNYNVVSSSGFPTLLWSSSTRSEVVGPPSSDHHVQECSRKSSASVGQPPASSSSSEAAGGEEDSSKSSKNLEGVECEDGEDKSKKMNKGKKKEEKKQREPRFAFITKSEIDNLEDGYRWRKYGQKAVKNSPFPRSYYKCTTQKCPVKKRVERSHQDPTTVITTYEGQHNHHCPATLRGNAAAMFSSPPSFFPSSAPQPPPRDLFANQMYPAVAPHFPPPIMYDYQQSHGGHAPPQPQFDYGMFQEMVASLVQKQEHNNL, from the exons ATGTCTGAAAACCAGTTTTACCATGATCACACCGGGTTTAATCCGTTCATTGGTGACGACGGCGATGATCATCGAAACCCTTCTCTGTATTCATCGAATCTCCCGCACCCAGAATTCGATCCTTCTTCTCCTTTCGTGAACTACAACGTTGTTTCCAGTTCGGGTTTTCCCACGTTGCTTTGGTCCTCTTCGACGAGGTCCGAGGTTGTCGGCCCTCCTTCCTCGGACCACCACGTTCAAGAATGCTCTAGAAAGAGCAGCGCTTCCGTTGGGCAGCCGCCGGCGTCTTCCTCCTCCAGTGAGGCCGCCGGAGGAGAAGAAGATTCTTCAAAGAGCAGCAAGAATCTAGAGGGTGTAGAGTGTGAAGATGGAGAGGACAAGTCCAAGAAAAT GAACAAAGGCAAGAAGAAAGAGGAGAAAAAGCAAAGGGAGCCTCGATTTGCCTTCATCACTAAAAGTGAGATTGATAATCTTGAAGATGGATATAGATGGAGAAAATATGGACAAAAGGCAGTCAAGAACAGCCCTTTCCCTAG GAGCTATTACAAATGCACCACTCAAAAATGCCCAGTGAAGAAGCGTGTGGAGAGATCGCACCAAGACCCAACCACCGTCATCACCACCTACGAAGGCCAGCACAACCACCACTGCCCCGCCACGCTCCGGGGAAACGCCGCCGCCATGTTCTCCTCGCCGCCCTCCTTCTTTCCATCCTCAGCGCCTCAGCCGCCGCCCCGGGACCTCTTCGCCAACCAAATGTACCCCGCCGTGGCGCCGCATTTCCCGCCTCCCATAATGTACGATTATCAGCAGAGCCACGGCGGCCACGCGCCGCCGCAACCGCAGTTTGATTACGGAATGTTTCAAGAGATGGTGGCGTCGTTGGTCCAAAAACAGGAACATAATAATCTTTGA